The following are encoded together in the Chlorocebus sabaeus isolate Y175 chromosome 20, mChlSab1.0.hap1, whole genome shotgun sequence genome:
- the RPS8 gene encoding small ribosomal subunit protein eS8 isoform X2, which produces MGISRDNWHKRRKTGGKRKPYHKKRKYELGRPAANTKIGPRRIHTVRVRGGNKKYRALRLDVGNFSWGSECCTRKTRIIDVVYNASNNELVRTKTLVKNCIVLIDSTPYRQWYESHYALPLGRKKGAKLTPEEEEILNKKRSKKIQKKYDERKKNAKISSLLEEQFQQGKLLGEKAVVLERALLPGRDSVAEQMAMC; this is translated from the exons ATGG GCATTTCTCGGGACAACTGGCACAAGCGCCGCAAAACCGGGGGCAAGAGAAAGCCCTACCACAAGAAGCGGAAGTATGAGTTGGGGCGCCCGGCTGCCAACACCAAG ATTGGCCCGCGCCGCATCCACACAGTCCGTGTGCGGGGAGGTAACAAGAAATACCGTGCCCTGAGGCTGGACGTAGGGAATTTCTCCTGGGGCTCAGAGT GTTGTACTCGTAAAACAAGGATCATCGATGTTGTCTACAATGCATCTAATAATGAGCTGGTCCGTACCAAGACTCTGGTGAAGAATTGCATCGTGCTTATTGACAGCACACCGTACCGACAGTGGTACGAGTCCCACTACGCACTGCCCCTGGGCCGCAAGAAGGGAGCCAAGCTG actcctgaggaagaagagattttaaacaaaaaacgatctaaaaaaattcagaagaaatatgatgaaaggaaaaagaatgccAAAATCAGTAGTCTCCTGGAGGAGCAGTTCCAGCAGGGCAAGCTTCTTGGTGAGAAGGCTGttgtgttggag CGTGCATTGCTTCCAGGCCGGGACAGTGTGGCCGAGCAGATGGCTATGTGCTAG
- the RPS8 gene encoding small ribosomal subunit protein eS8 isoform X1, translated as MGISRDNWHKRRKTGGKRKPYHKKRKYELGRPAANTKIGPRRIHTVRVRGGNKKYRALRLDVGNFSWGSECCTRKTRIIDVVYNASNNELVRTKTLVKNCIVLIDSTPYRQWYESHYALPLGRKKGAKLTPEEEEILNKKRSKKIQKKYDERKKNAKISSLLEEQFQQGKLLACIASRPGQCGRADGYVLEGKELEFYLRKIKARKGK; from the exons ATGG GCATTTCTCGGGACAACTGGCACAAGCGCCGCAAAACCGGGGGCAAGAGAAAGCCCTACCACAAGAAGCGGAAGTATGAGTTGGGGCGCCCGGCTGCCAACACCAAG ATTGGCCCGCGCCGCATCCACACAGTCCGTGTGCGGGGAGGTAACAAGAAATACCGTGCCCTGAGGCTGGACGTAGGGAATTTCTCCTGGGGCTCAGAGT GTTGTACTCGTAAAACAAGGATCATCGATGTTGTCTACAATGCATCTAATAATGAGCTGGTCCGTACCAAGACTCTGGTGAAGAATTGCATCGTGCTTATTGACAGCACACCGTACCGACAGTGGTACGAGTCCCACTACGCACTGCCCCTGGGCCGCAAGAAGGGAGCCAAGCTG actcctgaggaagaagagattttaaacaaaaaacgatctaaaaaaattcagaagaaatatgatgaaaggaaaaagaatgccAAAATCAGTAGTCTCCTGGAGGAGCAGTTCCAGCAGGGCAAGCTTCTTG CGTGCATTGCTTCCAGGCCGGGACAGTGTGGCCGAGCAGATGGCTATGTGCTAGAGGGCAAAGAGTTGGAGTTCTATCTTAGGAAAATCAAGGCCCGGAAAGGCAAATAA